From Nymphalis io chromosome 12, ilAglIoxx1.1, whole genome shotgun sequence, a single genomic window includes:
- the LOC126772347 gene encoding uncharacterized protein LOC126772347, whose product MERKFFFFWCATLICCFVASAKTGNRVKSPATRFTCQGRASGYYADVETGCQVYHMCDDLGRQFSYSCPNTTLFQQRMLICDHWYMVNCSNSESDYDANLLIGQRDKPFVSDEEMRLRTPRPDILSVPPNDKYYDGLREAETKFPIHPDNSIVGISDSILNSNDLDGDKPSYRPPSSWSMSTKKKPRPVNIDTGTSNSNYFNNVRVNFNEGVGNDKKISSQNPSKFPSITNNRPRGNINPPSQDLTPPLLPPTTTERNDDLELDTVITPDPVFNFIKRFDPNSPDSIKTTMTKNEIIDLNHHLPAGQASSEEDRTPRKNKNFGNNFNVLQADKKKSSTERSRFNSVNVKSDSDSNIESSNVQVAKPSRELLPPKTDITELASTTMGPPIYYEWKWAVPAFDLEPPKLNNETNTTTPKPVKPGKRPFSVVTRSTPKVVDPTPSNTEYNISSYFVPDYVFPLDGPHPGYDDEDAHTSFQVQVSRPGRASYGENPACPHCHPAYLNPGTCEPCIVKR is encoded by the exons ACGGGTAATCGAGTCAAGAGTCCGGCGACGAGATTCACATGTCAAGGTCGAGCGTCCGGCTATTACGCAGACGTCGAGACTGGTTGCCAG GTCTACCACATGTGCGATGACCTCGGCCGGCAGTTCAGCTACTCCTGTCCAAACACGACGCTGTTCCAACAGCGTATGCTAATCTGTGATCATTGGTACATGGTAAACTGCTCTAATTCCGAGAGCGATTATGACGCGAATCTACTCATTG GTCAAAGGGACAAGCCGTTTGTGTCTGATGAGGAAATGCGTCTCCGAACACCTCGACCTGATATTCTATCTGTGCCTCCTAATGATAAGTACTACGATGGATTAAGAGAAGCTGAAACTAAG ttTCCAATTCATCCTGATAACAGCATTGTTGGAATATCAGATTCAATTTTAAACTCTAACGACTTAGATGGTGACAAACCAAGCTACAGACCACCAAGTTCCTGGTCGATGAGCACCAAAAAGAAACCACGTCCAGTTAATATCGATACTGGTACTTCGAATtccaattattttaacaatgtgAGAGTAAACTTTAATGAAGGCGTTGGTAATGATAAGAAAATATCTTCTCAAAATCCTAGTAAATTTCCTTCAATTACTAATAATCGACCTCGTGGAAATATTAATCCACCATCCCAGGACTTGACTCCACCATTATTACCACCAACTACAACTGAAAGAAATGATGATTTGGAACTAGATACAGTTATCACTCCAGACCCCGTGTTCAATTTCATAAAACGTTTTGATCCAAATTCTCCAGACTCAATTAAAACAACGATGACCAAGAATGAAATTATTGATCTTAATCACCATTTACCTGCTGGTCAGGCTAGTTCAGAAGAAGATAGAACTCCACGCAAAAACAAGAATTTCGGAAATAATTTCAATGTGCTGCAAGCTGATAAAAAGAAAAGTTCTACTGAACGGTCGCGGTTTAATTCAGTTAACGTAAAGTCAGATTCCGATTCAAACATAGAATCTTCTAATGTCCAAGTAGCAAAGCCATCTAGGGAGCTTTTGCCACCCAAGACTGACATAACAGAATTGGCATCGACAACTATGGGACCGCCTATTTACTATGAATGGAAATGGGCGGTACCAGCGTTTGACTTAGAGCCTCCTAAGTTAAACAACGAAACCAACACAACAACACCTAAACCAGTTAAGCCTGGGAAGAGACCATTCAGCGTTGTAACACGTTCGACACCAAAAGTAGTTGACCCAACGCCGAGTAATACCGAGTACAACATTAGTTCTTATTTTGTACCGGATTACGTGTTTCCTTTAGATGGACCTCATCCAGGATATGACGATGAGGATGCGCATACATCATTCCAGGTTCAAGTATCTAGACCTGGTAGGGCAAGCTATGGAGAAAACCCGGCTTGTCCTCATTGTCATCCAGCGTATCTTAATCCTGGGACTTGCGAACCTTGCATTGTAAAGCGGTAA